From Strigops habroptila isolate Jane chromosome 1, bStrHab1.2.pri, whole genome shotgun sequence, a single genomic window includes:
- the LOC115611955 gene encoding feather keratin 1-like: MACYDLCRPCGPTPLANSCNEPCVRQCEDSRVVIQPSTVLVTLPGPILTSFPQSTAIGSSASAAVGNVLSSQGVPISSGGFGYGLGYGFGGLGCYGGGRGWNIC; this comes from the coding sequence ATGGCCTGCTACGACCTCTGCCGCCCCTGCGGACCCACCccgctggccaacagctgcaacgagccctgtgtcaggcagtgcgAGGACTCCCGCGTCGTCATCCAGCCTTCCACCGTGCTGGTCACCCTGCCAGGACCCATCCTCACCTCCTTCCCCCAGAGCACCGCCATCGGATCCTCTGCATCGGCTGCTGTGGGCAACGTCCTCAGCTCCCAGGGAGTGCCCATCTCCTCTGGCGGATTCGGCTACGGCCTTGGCTACGGCTTTGGAGGCCTGGGCTGCTACGGCGGCGGAAGGGGCTGGAACATCTGCTAA